In Sparus aurata chromosome 3, fSpaAur1.1, whole genome shotgun sequence, the following are encoded in one genomic region:
- the stmn2b gene encoding stathmin-2b, with protein MAKTAIAYKEKMKEISVLSLICSCLYPETRKNIMGDFEDMDIKPINKRASGQAFEVILKPSSPVSDAAHCVTNPPKRDLSLEDIQKKLEAAEDRRRSHEAQVLRALAEKRDHERDVLMKAMEENSNFSRMAEEKLQMKMEQNEENRMAYLASMMERLQERERHAQEVRRNKELREEVTA; from the exons CATACAAAGAGAAGATGAAGGAGATCTCAGTGCTCTCGCTCATCTGCTCCTGTCTGTACCCCGAGACTCGCAAAAACATCATGGGGGACTTTGAAG ACATGGACATCAAGCCCATTAACAAGCGAGCCTCAGGCCAGGCCTTTGAGGTCATCCTGAAGCCATCCTCCCCTGTGTCTGACGCTGCCCACTGCGTCACCAACCCCCCAAAGAGGGACCTTTCCTTGGAGGACATCCAGAAGAAACTGGAGGCAGCTGAGGATCGGAGGAGA TCCCACGAGGCGCAGGTACTTCGGGCCCTGGCTGAGAAGCGGGACCACGAGCGCGACGTGCTCATGAAGGCCATGGAGGAGAACAGCAACTTCAGCCGCATGGCCGAGGAGAAGCTCCAGATGAAGATGGAGCAAAATGAGGAGAACCGGATGGCTTACCTGGCCTCCATGATGGAGCGCCTGCAGGAGAGG gAGAGGCATGCACAGGAGGTGCGCAGGAACAAGGAGCTGAGAGAAGAAGTGACAGCGTGA